The Brachypodium distachyon strain Bd21 chromosome 4, Brachypodium_distachyon_v3.0, whole genome shotgun sequence nucleotide sequence TTTACACTTGAGCTTTTTTCGCAGGGTTTTTCCCACTTGTTGCATTCCTGTTGTGGCAAATTGTACTAGTGCAGTAGGGCAGGGATGATTTGCCGCACGAGCTGCAGTATCATAGGTATCAGATTCGGAAGAATGGGCGTGACCTTTGCGAATTGCCTTCATGGTGACTCTATCAATTCTGGCATTGTTGACAAGCAGGTACTCCATAGCTTTATATTCAGAAAATTCAGGGAAGACGCTACAGGTGAATGCAACAAGACCATCGAGAGAGAAACACTCAATCCGCGCGAGGCTCTTTGTGCAGATCAATTTAACATCGAATTCTTGCTTTGTAGGAAACGCGGTGTCATACCAAATAGTGTTGAGGATTATGTTGGTGACAGGATCAAAAGGTCCGTAGCAGTGGCCGGCCTTGAGGAGGCCACGGTGATGGCGCGAGCAGATGTCATGCTTTGGCATGCAGGAGATTGCCTCGAGATATAGCACATGGATTTTGTCCAGGAGTACCCTCATGAGAGAGTCCTCTAGTCCAGCAGGCACAGGCTCCGTCCTCCTGTAGGGCTGCATCCTCGAGATAGCATGCTGCATTGGTTTCAGTGGGTCTACCAACTCTGGCTTACAATTGGAGGAGAGCTCGAAGAGTCTCTTTATGGTGGAACGGCCTATGACACGGCCCTTCTCCGGCAGAatgttggagacctcgtccagATGTGAAGCCAGCGAGAAGGATCGGGACAGAAACGTGGCCACCATGGGATGAACCGCAGAGATGGCAGCGCATCGGAGAGCTACCTGGGCCGTAGGGTCGTTGATGGTGAAGGAGTGCGTGAGGGCGTGATCCAACTCGACGAGACGCACAGCGACGAGAAGATCTGCCTTGGACAGGCGCAGGTAGCGCAGGGCATCCCGGACGGTGAGGTAGCGGCAATAGGAGGTGAGGAAGGTCGCGAGGCCGCGGAGCGATCGCGACGCGACGCTGCCGTTCCCGTTCGGGACGGCGCTGCCGTTCAAGAGTGGGGGCCGGAGGATGctgtgcttgctgctgctagaCTCTGCGATGATACTGGAGAAGGCCGCGTCTCTCTGTCTCCTCTGTTGCAGTGATTCAATTCTCCCCTTGTTGTTGGTGGTGGCGAAGGCCCGTgatctcttcctcttcctctttttgCTCTCCCCATCTCGGAATTGGAAGACGGTGTTGGCGATGATGTTGGCGACGGGGTCGAGGAAGCCGAAGCAGAAgccggcgtcgaggaggcTCGGGATCAGCTGGGCCGGCAGCCGGTCGAGCGCCTTCTTGTAGTAGTCGTGGATGCAAGCCAGCACCACAGAGATGTTTCGCTCGACGCCGTCTGGAGTTTCGTCGAGGTGGTCGAGATCACCGATCATCATGTGACGGGGGCGGCGTTCGCCGGCCATCGCCTTTCTCGATGTGTGacggtgggcggcggcggcggctgtggaGATGGGGAATTGGGGAGATGGGGGAAAGCCCAGTTGGCggtctttttcttcttttgtttccgTTCGTTTTTCTCTCGAAAATCCCTACAATCTCTACGCCCGGGCAGTTTTCTCGCCCTCTCAGCGCTTTGCCGCTTTCTTCGCATGCGTTCCGTGCTCGGTGGGTCGGCTTGTCAGTGTACGTGCCGCTATGACGGTTCGTCCTGGCCGCGTGTCGTCGGCTCGACGGCTCCTCGCGCATGCGTCGGTTCGAGGGGCTTCGTGGGCTTTCTTCCGGCCGCCTCTTTCTTCCTGCGTTTCCTTTCTTCCCTTCTTTGTTTCGGTTGGTGGCGGCCTCTTACGGTTCCTTGCTGCTTGCGGCTGCCCCTGTTCTGCCTGTCCGTCCGAGTGCGCTGCTGGTCTTTTACCTGATTTGCTGTTGCCTGCTGCAGGTCCATTCCCCTTTTCGTCTCTTGGTGTGCGGTTCGATTTTAATGGTGTGCTCCTCCGCTGTTGCGATACGGTGGCTTGGTTTGGTGCTCGCCATGATTTCGGGCGGGCCGGTGTTTGCTGGAGATTGCCCTCTCGACGGAGTACCATCTGCTAGCTAGGTAGTTTGTTTTCACTTGATTCAGTATCTAGAAATTGCAGTGTATTTTGTTTTACATTCGGCGTTATTATTTCTGATTTTTGCTTAGTACTCTGTTTAAGGGAACTACACCGATCCAGACTGACTTTTGGTATTGTTTTCCTTATTTCAGAATACATCCTATTCAGTGGTTTCATATCTTGTTGCTTGAAGGAACTATACTGATTCAAATGGAATTTTTGTACTGTCTCCTTACTTCGAAGCGCAGGTTGTACGTACTGCGGGTCAGGAAAGAATTGAGACCTGCTGCCTCGTGGATGGTGATGATTATTTCCTCTTATTCAGGTAAAACTAGAATAAATGCATTTGACAACCCGAATTGTTTGAGATGGGATCTCATGGATCACTCTGTCTCTGGTATTTCTATCACGCATATGTATATAGGGTTTGG carries:
- the LOC104584570 gene encoding uncharacterized protein LOC104584570, which translates into the protein MAGERRPRHMMIGDLDHLDETPDGVERNISVVLACIHDYYKKALDRLPAQLIPSLLDAGFCFGFLDPVANIIANTVFQFRDGESKKRKRKRSRAFATTNNKGRIESLQQRRQRDAAFSSIIAESSSSKHSILRPPLLNGSAVPNGNGSVASRSLRGLATFLTSYCRYLTVRDALRYLRLSKADLLVAVRLVELDHALTHSFTINDPTAQVALRCAAISAVHPMVATFLSRSFSLASHLDEVSNILPEKGRVIGRSTIKRLFELSSNCKPELVDPLKPMQHAISRMQPYRRTEPVPAGLEDSLMRVLLDKIHVLYLEAISCMPKHDICSRHHRGLLKAGHCYGPFDPVTNIILNTIWYDTAFPTKQEFDVKLICTKSLARIECFSLDGLVAFTCSVFPEFSEYKAMEYLLVNNARIDRVTMKAIRKGHAHSSESDTYDTAARAANHPCPTALVQFATTGMQQVGKTLRKKLKCKPMLSPSDVCTISEMLSQNFLPGESAKLPQTHVLEIISARCEEFEDRQSVIFGRVEAALHMYAQQERQDYELQVICDLNDDIPDDGRYDYMLHHTRFSHINIWAKRKGSQYADEVPTLFFIECSNTNEEKDMQGMRFLCHPILEPSKYAGRCFHCEQEGFRIIHPPSEKGYLGRCTEFEDMASGKNPVSNEHLVDYGNYQTFFADGSETNDSIYFDPILGNEDAITRDQEWKEKRDPRRKDLSWLEDQLRQDLALARKKYRVSLVY